One stretch of Candidatus Bathyarchaeia archaeon DNA includes these proteins:
- a CDS encoding methyltransferase domain-containing protein: protein MVNVAKNYCWNAEEYAMNSSNQYKWATELIPKLELKGNESLLDIGCGDGKVSALLASYLPNGQVVGVDSSEEMIICARKNFPHCHYPNLTFLRMDARELTFREQFDVVFSNATLHWIIDHQAVLEGVYASLDKGGRFLFQMAGKGNADDVIAVLEELISEEDCKPYFKNFTFPYGFYGPEEYLPWLKDAGFKAERIELYPKVMELQGKEGLIGWIRSVWLPFTERVPENLRDSFITEIADRYLAAFPMDDSGVVRVKVKRLEVQARKE, encoded by the coding sequence ATGGTGAACGTTGCGAAAAATTATTGCTGGAACGCCGAAGAATATGCAATGAATTCTTCAAATCAGTATAAGTGGGCAACAGAACTCATCCCAAAACTTGAACTAAAAGGCAACGAAAGCTTGCTTGACATAGGCTGCGGCGACGGCAAAGTCTCTGCCCTTTTAGCTTCCTACCTGCCAAATGGTCAAGTGGTAGGCGTCGACAGCTCCGAAGAGATGATAATCTGTGCACGGAAAAACTTTCCCCACTGCCATTACCCCAACTTAACTTTTCTGCGGATGGATGCTCGAGAGTTGACTTTCCGAGAACAATTTGACGTCGTTTTCTCAAACGCAACGTTACACTGGATCATTGACCATCAAGCGGTTCTTGAAGGCGTGTACGCGAGTCTGGACAAGGGTGGAAGATTCCTGTTTCAGATGGCTGGAAAAGGCAACGCTGACGACGTGATCGCTGTCCTTGAAGAACTCATCAGCGAGGAAGACTGCAAACCTTACTTTAAGAATTTCACTTTCCCCTACGGCTTCTACGGACCTGAAGAGTATTTGCCGTGGCTTAAAGATGCAGGATTCAAAGCCGAACGCATCGAGCTTTACCCTAAAGTTATGGAGCTACAAGGAAAAGAAGGCTTAATCGGCTGGATAAGGTCCGTTTGGCTCCCCTTCACCGAGCGGGTTCCAGAAAACCTGCGGGATTCCTTCATAACCGAAATCGCAGACCGCTACTTAGCCGCGTTCCCCATGGATGACTCAGGTGTAGTGCGCGTCA
- a CDS encoding DUF559 domain-containing protein — protein sequence MSYKRNMHPKVSNAEIEVFKALSQQGLTSGMVTQQPIILKSTIPDFCWLNKRKIVFLDGNPVHTKDRAQQRDAEIDDLLELQGWEVLRIPYDPPLTTQALQEIMETIKKFLGASDNE from the coding sequence TTGAGCTACAAAAGAAACATGCATCCCAAAGTGAGCAACGCCGAAATAGAAGTTTTCAAAGCCCTCAGCCAGCAGGGACTAACAAGCGGCATGGTCACCCAGCAACCCATCATCCTCAAATCAACCATCCCCGACTTCTGCTGGCTAAACAAACGCAAAATCGTTTTCCTCGACGGCAACCCTGTCCACACCAAAGACCGTGCACAACAGCGGGATGCTGAAATTGATGACCTTTTGGAACTTCAAGGCTGGGAGGTTCTGCGAATCCCCTATGACCCGCCGTTAACGACGCAGGCGCTGCAGGAAATCATGGAGACCATTAAAAAGTTCCTTGGCGCAAGCGATAATGAATAA